Proteins co-encoded in one Ziziphus jujuba cultivar Dongzao chromosome 9, ASM3175591v1 genomic window:
- the LOC107409212 gene encoding protein ETHYLENE INSENSITIVE 3 produces MMMMFDEMGLCGDLDFLSAHQAGEIAVQQAEPEATGEDDYSDEEIDVDELERRMWRDKMRLKRLKEQSKGKDGIEIAKQRQSQEQARRKKMSRAQDGILKYMLKMMEVCKAQGFVYGIIPEKGKPVTGASDNLREWWKDKVRFDRNGPAAIAKYQADNLIPGQHDGCNSIGPTPRTLQELQDTTLGSLLSALMQHCDPPQRRFPLEKGVPPPWWPTGNEGWWPQLGLPKDQEPPPYKKPHDLKKAWKVGVLTAVIKHISPDIAKIRKLVRQSKCLQDKMTAKESATWLAIINQEEALARELYPDSCPTLSSAVGSGSLVINDCSEYDVEGAEDERSFDVQECKPDKFSSSKFGIERMREGLSLHQTPYPIKGEVISNIDFIRKRKPTSDLNMMMDQKIYTCEFLQCPYSELHLGFLDRTSRDNHQLTCPYRSCSSEFGASNFHHDVKPIIYPQSFGQTKPVPPPVNSGTPSFDLCGLGVPEDGQKMITDLMSTYESNVQGNKNVSPGSAPIENQNQTQQPKFQHQQEEYFRSQGVGLEGNHQVFSQDEGLFGRFKALNPPFEGNHNNCNSNGNGNFQLMFGSPFDLSTFDYKEDLPALAMEKQQQDVSLWY; encoded by the coding sequence ATGATGATGATGTTCGATGAGATGGGACTCTGTGGTGATCTGGATTTCTTATCTGCCCATCAAGCGGGAGAAATAGCTGTCCAACAGGCTGAACCGGAGGCCACTGGTGAGGATGATTATAGTGATGAGGAGATAGATGTAGACGAGCTTGAGAGGAGGATGTGGAGGGACAAAATGCGCCTCAAACGtctcaaagaacaaagtaaGGGTAAGGATGGGATTGAAATTGCAAAGCAACGACAGTCCCAAGAACAGGCAAGGAGGAAGAAAATGTCAAGGGCTCAAGATGGGATCTTGAAATACATGTTGAAGATGATGGAAGTTTGCAAAGCTCAAGGCTTCGTTTATGGTATTATTCCGGAGAAGGGAAAACCGGTTACTGGGGCATCTGACAATCTTCGAGAATGGTGGAAAGATAAAGTCAGGTTTGATCGTAATGGCCCGGCTGCCATAGCCAAATACCAAGCTGATAATTTAATTCCTGGTCAGCATGATGGCTGTAACTCAATTGGTCCAACCCCAAGGACCTTGCAAGAGCTCCAAGACACCACCCTTGGTTCTCTGCTATCTGCCCTGATGCAACACTGTGACCCTCCTCAGAGGCGATTTCCCTTGGAGAAAGGTGTGCCTCCACCATGGTGGCCTACAGGAAATGAGGGTTGGTGGCCTCAGCTGGGTTTGCCAAAGGATCAAGAACCTCCACCTTATAAGAAGCCTCATGATTTGAAAAAAGCATGGAAAGTAGGTGTTCTCACGGCTGTTATCAAGCACATATCTCCTGATATTGCTAAGATCCGGAAACTTGTTAGGCAATCAAAGTGTTTGCAAGATAAGATGACGGCCAAGGAGAGTGCTACCTGGCTAGCCATCATTAACCAGGAGGAGGCCTTGGCGCGTGAGCTTTATCCTGATTCTTGCCCCACTCTCTCCTCGGCTGTGGGGAGTGGATCTTTGGTGATTAATGATTGCAGCGAGTATGATGTTGAAGGGGCTGAAGATGAGCGGAGCTTTGACGTGCAGGAGTGCAAACCTGACAAGTTTAGTTCATCCAAATTTGGGATTGAGAGAATGAGGGAAGGGCTTTCTCTTCATCAGACACCTTATCCAATTAAGGGAGAGGTTATCAGTAACATAGATTTCATAAGGAAACGGAAGCCAACCAGTGATTTAAACATGATGATGGATCAGAAAATTTACACCTGTGAGTTTCTTCAGTGTCCTTACAGTGAACTACATCTTGGTTTTCTTGACAGGACTTCCAGGGACAATCATCAATTGACTTGCCCTTACAGAAGCTGTTCTTCGGAGTTTGGAGCATCAAATTTCCATCATGATGTTAAACCTATCATATACCCTCAATCCTTTGGTCAAACCAAGCCAGTTCCCCCACCAGTTAACTCCGGCACACCGTCCTTTGATCTATGTGGACTTGGTGTCCCTGAAGATGGGCAAAAAATGATAACTGACCTAATGTCCACATATGAGAGCAATGTTCAAGGAAATAAGAATGTAAGTCCCGGCAGTGCTCCCATTGAAAATCAGAATCAAACTCAGCAGCCAAAGTTTCAGCATCAACAAGAAGAGTATTTCCGCAGTCAAGGAGTTGGATTGGAGGGGAATCACCAGGTCTTTTCTCAAGATGAAGGTCTATTTGGCCGTTTTAAGGCTTTGAATCCTCCATTTGAGGGTAACCACAACAACTGCAACAGCAACGGCAATGGCAACTTCCAGTTGATGTTTGGATCTCCATTCGACTTGTCCACGTTCGATTACAAAGAAGATCTTCCTGCTCTTGCAATGGAGAAACAGCAGCAGGATGTTTCGTTGTGGTACTAA